The Actinomycetes bacterium DNA window CCTGTGGAGGTGGCGGAGCGCGCGAGACGCCTCGCTGTGGATACGTTCGAGGCACTGCGTTGCCACGGAATGGCCCGCGTGGACCTGTTCTGCACCGACCGCGAGGAGCTTCTCGTCAACGAGGTCAACACGATCCCCGGTTTCACGCCCATCTCCATGTACCCGAAGCTCTGGGAGGCCACCGGCCTGCCCTATGACCAGCTCATCGACGAACTCGTCAGGCTTGCCATCGAACGCCATGCTCGCCGCTCTTCGCGCGACGTGAGCCCGAGCTGATAGAACGCAGCGGTGATCTCCGACGCCCTCGCGGGGCGCCGCATGTTCGTCACCGGGGCCACAGGCTTCGTGGGCACGGCGCTGGTTGAACGAATCCTGCGGTGTGTGCCCGACGCCGAGGTGGCCCTGCTCGTGCGAGACGGCCGACGCTCCGGCGCCCAACGGCGGGTGAACCGGGAGATCCTGCGCAACAACGCCTTTGACCGACTGCGCCACGAGCTCGAGCAGGCCGGCACCATGTCATTCGACGAGATGGTCGAGCGCCGCGTCACCGTGGTGCGCGGCGATGTGGGTACCGACGGACTCGGCCTCGACGACGACGGCCGCGCGGTGCTGGCCGCATCCGATGTGGTAATCCACTCCGCGGCCACAGTTGCGTTCGATGCGCCACTCGACCGCGCGGTCGAGGTGAACCTGCTCGGCCCGCACCGGTTGGCCGAGACGATTCGCGAGGTATGCGGTGAGTCCGGTTCCGCGCTCCCCCGCCTCGTCACGGTCAGCACCTGCTACGTGGCCGGCAACCGCAGGGGCACAGCGCCCGAGGAGCCGGTTCGCGACAATCCGTTCTTCGTCGACATCGACTGGCGACAGGAGGTATCGGCGGCACGCCGCACCCGCGCCGACGCCGATGCCGAGAGCCGCAAGCCCGAGCGACTCGCGGAGTTCGCCGAACAGGCGCGTTCGGTGCTCGGGCCCGCAGGCGGCCCGGCCCTGTCGGAACGCACCGAGCAACTCCGCCGGGACTGGGTGGCCGACTCGATGGTCGAGGCGGGCCGGGCCCGTGCGGCGTCTCTTGGCTGGCCCGACGCCTATGCCCTCACCAAGGCCCTCGGCGAGGTGGCCCTCGAGGAGACACACGGCGAGCTGCCGGTGAGCATCGTGCGCCCGTCGATCATCGAGTCGGCGATGAGCGAACCAACGCCCGGCTGGATCCGCGGCTTTCGCATGGCTGAGCCGATCATCCTCTCCTATGCCCGCGGCCTGCTGAAGGAGTTCCCCGGGGTGCCGGAGGGCGTGATCGACGTGATCCCGGTCGACCTCGTGGTCACCGCCATCCTCGCTGCTGCGGCCAGCCCGCCCGATGCGGGCGAGAGGCCCGACATCGTTCAGGTCGCTTCCGGCTCCGCCAACCCGCTTCAGTACCAGGTGCTGGTCGACAACATCCGCGACTGGTTCACGGAGCATCCGCTGCACGACGAGCACGGCCAGCCGATCGTCGTGCCCGACTGGTCGTTTCCCGGTCGCGGCCGCGTGGAACGGCAGCTGAGCACCGCCACCTCGGCCCTGCGTCAGGTGGAGAAGGTGGTGTCGGCGCTACCGGTACGGGGCAAGGCGGCCCGCTGGGGTGCGCACCTCGAGCAAAAGCGTGCGGCGGCGGACCGGGCCCTCGAGTACGTACAGCTCTATGGCGCCTACACGGAGTGCGAGGCGATCTACGGCATCGAGCGCCTGCTCGACCTCGCCGCCGAAGTAGGAGGCAGCGACGGACTCGGTGACGGCATGCCGATCGACCCCCACAGCATCGACTGGGACCGCTACATCATCGAGGTGCACCTGCCTTCTGTCGTGAAGCACGGCCGGGCAGCCACCTCTGCCACCAAGCGCGACCCCGACCGCAGGCCCAAGCGCCTACGCGCACAGGTGCTGTCTGCGGACCGGCACCTCGCCGCCTTCGACCTCGAGAACACGCTGATCGCATCCAACGTGGTCGCGTCCTACGCCTGGCTGGCCGGGCGGCGACTCGGCACCGCCGACCGCGTGCGGCTGGTGGCCCGCCTGCTTGCCGAGGCCCCGTCGCTGCTGGTTGCGGACCGCCAGGACCGCTCCGACTTCCTGCGGTCCTTCTACCGGCGCTACGAAGGCGCCCCCGCCGGCCAGCTCCGTGAGGATGCTGCGGAGGCTATGAGCAGCCTGCTGCTGACGCGCTCGTATCCCGATGCGATCCGCAGGGTCCGCGAGCATCGTGCGCTCGGACACCGCACGGTGTTGATAACCGGCGCGCTCGATGTGGTGGTCGAACCGCTGGCGCCGTTGTTCGACGACATCGTCTGTGCCGAGGCCACGACCGAGGTCCGCGACGGCACCGAAGTGCTCACCGGCCACCTCCGCCATGCACCTCCGACCGCAGAGGCGCGGGCACGGGTGCTTCTCGACCTCTGCGGCGACCACGGACTCGACCCCGCCGAGTCGGTGGCCTATGCCGACTCGTCATCGGACCTCTCGATGCTGGAAGCGGTCGGATTCCCGGTGGCGGTCAATCCGGAGCCGCGGCTCGCGACCATCGCCCGTACCCGCGGCTGGCTGATCGAGGACTTCGCCAAGGCGAAGGGGCACAAGGCACCACTGCTACCGCTTGCACCGGCCTGGAGAGGGGCGTCATGAGCCGCGGGCACACCGCCCTCGTCTACGAAGACGAGCCGGCGCGCTTCGGTGCCGCCCTCGCAGCATCGAAGCTGCGCACGGGAGGAGGAGCCTCGGTCGGCCCGCTGCGCCGCGATGACGACTTCGATCCGCCCGAGCTGCCCGGCCCCGAATGGGTGCGCATCCAGCCGCGCTTGTCCGGCATCTGTGGTTCGGACCTGGCTGCCGTCAACGGGCAGTCCTCGCGCTGGTTCGAGCCGATCATCTCGCTACCGTTCGTACCCGGCCATGAAGTCGTGGCCGACCACGACGGGACCCGAGTCCTGATCGAGCCGGTGCTCGGCTGTGCCGCACGCGCGATCGAGCCGCGCTGTGACCCGTGCGCAGCAGGCGATCTCGGCAACTGTGAGCGGCTGGCCAACGGATGCATCGAACCCGGGCTCCAGACCGGGTTCTGTGAGTCGACCGGCGGCGGCTGGTCAACCGAGATGATCGCCCACCCGAGCCAGCTCCACGAGGTGCCGGCAGAACTCGACGACGAGTCCGCTGTGATGGTCGAACCTGCGGCCTGCGCGCTTCACGGCGCTCTCGCAGCAGGCGTTTCGCCTGGTGAGTCGGCGGCGGTGATCGGCGCCGGCACGATGGGTCTCGCAGCCATCGCTGCGCTCGCACGGTGGACTCCCCCGTCTGCACTGCTGGTGGCCGCCAAGCACGGCCACCAGCGCGAGCTGTCGCTCGAGCTTGCGGGTCCGGTGCCCGCGTCGGCCGTCGAGCCATCCGAGATCGTGCGCGCGTCGCGCCGGCTGACGGGCTCCATGATGCTGGGAAGCGGTGCCCACCAGCGGGTGGCCGGTGGCGTGGATGTGACCATCGACTGCGTCGGCACCGCCGAGAGCCTTCGCGCTGCGCTGGCCATCACCCGTCCACGTGGACGGGTGGTCGTGATCGGCATGCCGGGCGTGACGACCGTGGACCTCACACCACTGTGGCAGCGCGAGATCTCGGTGAGGGGTGCCTACACCTATGGCACTGAATCACTCGGCGGCGAGCAGATCCGCACGTTCGCGCTGGCCATGGAGCTGGTCGCGTCGGCCGGTCTGGGTCGGCTCGTGTCCGCCACCTACCCGCTCGAGCGGGCAACCGACGCGCTCGTGCACGCCGCGACGGCAGGCAGCCGTGGCGCCACCAAGATCGCCTTCGACACCCGGAGCAAGAAGTGAAGTCCCGCCAGTACCGACCACGCCCCGGCCTCGTGCTCGACGTGGACCGCTCGACGCCGCCGGTGCTGATGCACCACGGGGAGCAGTTCCGCCTCGAGAAGCTCCCGGCGGACCGATCCCGGATCATCTATCCACCGGAGCCGCTGGAGCCGATCGAGGATCCGGACGCGGCCATCCGCGAGGCACTCGAGTCTCCGATCGACAGCGAGCCACTGCGGGCCCTGCTGCACGCGGGCATGAAGCTGACGATCGCCTTCGACGACATCTCGCTGCCGCTACCACCGATGCGCCGCCCCGACATACGCCAGCGTGTGATCGAAGCGGTGCTCGATCTGGCCGCCGAGGCCGGAGTCGATGACGTCCACCTGATTGCCGCGCTGGCCCTGCACCGGCGCATGACCGAGGACGAACTGCGCCACGCCGTCGGAGACCGTGTGTATGACGCGCTCGCGCCGCGGGGCCAGCTCTACAACCACGACGCAGAAGACCCCGACGCTCTCGTGGTGCTCGGCGAGACCCGACACGGCGAAGAGGTCCAGATCTCCAGGCGTGCCGCCGAGTCCGACCTCGTCGTATACGTCAACATCAACCTCGTGGCCATGGACGGCGGGTGGAAGTCCACCGCCACCGGGCTCTCCGGCTACCAGGCGCTCCGCCACCACCACAACCCGGCGACGATGAAGAAGTCGAAGTCGTTCATGGACCGGCACAGCTCCGAGCTGCACAGCTCCAACTGGCGCCAGGGGGAGGTGCTGCGCAACAGCGGAGTGAAGGTCTTCCAGATCGAGACCACCGTCAACAACGACATCTACGGCGACGGGCCCATGCAGGTACTCGCCAAGCGCGAGTGGGAATGGAACCTGGCCGATCGTGCGACGTTCATGGCCGCACGCGCCGGCCTCGACCGCATGTCACCACCGGCGCGGCGCAAGGTGATGCACGGCTGGCGGGCACCGTATGGGCTGACCTCGGTCCAGGCCGGCGAGGTCGAGGCCGTGCACGAGGTGACCACCGAGAACGTCTACCGTCAGCAGCTGGTGGAGGTCGAGGGCCAGACCGACGTGGTGTTGTTCGGCCTGCCGTACATCTCGCCCTACAACGTCGACTCGATCATGAATCCGATCCTCGTGCACTGCCTGGGCCTCGGGTACTTCTTCAATATGTACCGGGGCAAGCCGCTGGTGCGAGAGGGCGGCGTGGTGATCATGAGCCACCCGACTGCCCCGGAGTTCAACCCGGTGCACCACCCCAGCTACATCGACTTCTTCGAGGAGGTGCTCGTCGAGACCACGGACCCGGTGGAGATGGAGCAGCGGTTCGAGAAGCGCTATGCGGACGACGAGTGGTACCGGCACCTGTACCGCACCGGCAACGCCTACCACGGCGTGCATCCGTTCTACATGTGGTACTGGGGAGCCCACGCCCTCGATCACGTGGGCGGTGTGATCGTGGTCGGCGGCGACCCTGGGACCGTGCGCCGTCTCGGCTACCGGCCCGCCACCACGATGGCCGACGCGCTCGAGATGGCCTCGGACGTTGTCGGCCCCCGACCCAGCATCACCTACTTCAAGAACCCCCCGCTCATGATGGCCGACGTCAAGTGAAGCCGAGCGACCTCAACCCCCTGCGACGCGTTCGGTCCGCCGGATTCCCGGTTACCCGCGCCCCCACCCCGGCCACCGTCGAGCCGCTCGAGGGACCCGAACTCGGTGACCGCTACGACACCGACTGGGCCCGCAAGCCCGTGGCCCGGGTGACACGCCTGGCCGCCCAGGAGACCGTCGGCAGGGCCGTGACCACGGCACTGTGCATGCCGCGGGTGCGCAACCGCGACCACCTCGACGAGCTCGACGGGCCACTTGTGTTCGTCGCGAACCACCACAGCCACCTCGACACGGGCCTGGTCATCCAGTCGATCCCCAGGCCCTGGCGCCACGAGGTCGTCGTTGCGGCCGCGGCCGACTACTTCTTCGACTCGGTGCCCAAAGCAGCGGCCGCCGCCTGGTTCTGGGGCGCGATTCCCATGGAACGCCAACGGGTGTCGCGTCGCTCGGCGCTGGCGGCTGCCGAGTTGATCGACGACGGCTGGTCGCTGCTGATCTTCCCCGAGGGCGGGCGCAGCCCCGACGGCTGGGGCCAGGAGCACAAGGGCGGCGCCGCCTACCTCTCGGTCCGCTGCGGAGTGCCAGTGGTGCCGGTGCACATCGACGGCACCGACCGGGTGCTCCCCAAGGACCGCTCCATGCCGCGCCCCGAGCGCGTGACGGTCACGTTCGGTCGACCGTTGAGCCACGGCGACGACGACGCCCGTCGCTTCGCCGCACGCATCGAAACTTCCCTGGAGATGCTCGCCGACGAGGCACGTACCGACTGGTACTCAGCCCGGCTGCGCCACCATGCACGCAGTTCACCCTCGCTGCGCGGACCCGAGCTCGACTCCTGGCGGCGTGACTGGGCGCTCGACCAGCGCCCGGGGCACACTAGAGACAGCGAGAAGCGATCCTTGCGTGACAGAGCAGCTGGTAGTCGTCCGTGGTGAGCACGGTCTCCCAGTCCGAACGGGCGTCAAGCTCGTCACCCAGCGGCAGCTCGGAATACCACAGCACCACGTCGGGGTCGGCCCGGGCGAACGCCTCCTGCCAGTCGTCGTTCAGCCTGCGCATCGAGGAGTAGTCGAGAAGCGTTTCGACAGCGGGTCGGTCGTCGATCCAGGCATTGGCGTCGGCACCGTAGAGGTACTCGAGGTAGTTGCCCACCCAGTCGTTGTGCAGCACGGTGACGTCGGGGTTGGCGACCAGGCCACGTGCTTCGAGCCATGCGACTTCCTCCGAGGGGTATCGCTCCAGGTCCTCATGAGGCCCGGTGGCCGCCAAGACCACCGCCCCCACCAGCGCAGCGATCCCCACCGCCGACATCACCTGTCGCGCGCGGTGGCCCGGCGGCGCGATCGCGGAGGTTGCGACGACCCCGACCGCAGCAGCACCCGCAAGCGTGATCGCAGCGATCGGGAGCATCCGGGTCGCACCGAATCCCAGGAATG harbors:
- a CDS encoding HAD-IB family phosphatase, whose amino-acid sequence is MISDALAGRRMFVTGATGFVGTALVERILRCVPDAEVALLVRDGRRSGAQRRVNREILRNNAFDRLRHELEQAGTMSFDEMVERRVTVVRGDVGTDGLGLDDDGRAVLAASDVVIHSAATVAFDAPLDRAVEVNLLGPHRLAETIREVCGESGSALPRLVTVSTCYVAGNRRGTAPEEPVRDNPFFVDIDWRQEVSAARRTRADADAESRKPERLAEFAEQARSVLGPAGGPALSERTEQLRRDWVADSMVEAGRARAASLGWPDAYALTKALGEVALEETHGELPVSIVRPSIIESAMSEPTPGWIRGFRMAEPIILSYARGLLKEFPGVPEGVIDVIPVDLVVTAILAAAASPPDAGERPDIVQVASGSANPLQYQVLVDNIRDWFTEHPLHDEHGQPIVVPDWSFPGRGRVERQLSTATSALRQVEKVVSALPVRGKAARWGAHLEQKRAAADRALEYVQLYGAYTECEAIYGIERLLDLAAEVGGSDGLGDGMPIDPHSIDWDRYIIEVHLPSVVKHGRAATSATKRDPDRRPKRLRAQVLSADRHLAAFDLENTLIASNVVASYAWLAGRRLGTADRVRLVARLLAEAPSLLVADRQDRSDFLRSFYRRYEGAPAGQLREDAAEAMSSLLLTRSYPDAIRRVREHRALGHRTVLITGALDVVVEPLAPLFDDIVCAEATTEVRDGTEVLTGHLRHAPPTAEARARVLLDLCGDHGLDPAESVAYADSSSDLSMLEAVGFPVAVNPEPRLATIARTRGWLIEDFAKAKGHKAPLLPLAPAWRGAS
- a CDS encoding zinc-binding dehydrogenase, which gives rise to MSRGHTALVYEDEPARFGAALAASKLRTGGGASVGPLRRDDDFDPPELPGPEWVRIQPRLSGICGSDLAAVNGQSSRWFEPIISLPFVPGHEVVADHDGTRVLIEPVLGCAARAIEPRCDPCAAGDLGNCERLANGCIEPGLQTGFCESTGGGWSTEMIAHPSQLHEVPAELDDESAVMVEPAACALHGALAAGVSPGESAAVIGAGTMGLAAIAALARWTPPSALLVAAKHGHQRELSLELAGPVPASAVEPSEIVRASRRLTGSMMLGSGAHQRVAGGVDVTIDCVGTAESLRAALAITRPRGRVVVIGMPGVTTVDLTPLWQREISVRGAYTYGTESLGGEQIRTFALAMELVASAGLGRLVSATYPLERATDALVHAATAGSRGATKIAFDTRSKK
- a CDS encoding DUF2088 domain-containing protein; protein product: MHHGEQFRLEKLPADRSRIIYPPEPLEPIEDPDAAIREALESPIDSEPLRALLHAGMKLTIAFDDISLPLPPMRRPDIRQRVIEAVLDLAAEAGVDDVHLIAALALHRRMTEDELRHAVGDRVYDALAPRGQLYNHDAEDPDALVVLGETRHGEEVQISRRAAESDLVVYVNINLVAMDGGWKSTATGLSGYQALRHHHNPATMKKSKSFMDRHSSELHSSNWRQGEVLRNSGVKVFQIETTVNNDIYGDGPMQVLAKREWEWNLADRATFMAARAGLDRMSPPARRKVMHGWRAPYGLTSVQAGEVEAVHEVTTENVYRQQLVEVEGQTDVVLFGLPYISPYNVDSIMNPILVHCLGLGYFFNMYRGKPLVREGGVVIMSHPTAPEFNPVHHPSYIDFFEEVLVETTDPVEMEQRFEKRYADDEWYRHLYRTGNAYHGVHPFYMWYWGAHALDHVGGVIVVGGDPGTVRRLGYRPATTMADALEMASDVVGPRPSITYFKNPPLMMADVK
- a CDS encoding 1-acyl-sn-glycerol-3-phosphate acyltransferase yields the protein MKPSDLNPLRRVRSAGFPVTRAPTPATVEPLEGPELGDRYDTDWARKPVARVTRLAAQETVGRAVTTALCMPRVRNRDHLDELDGPLVFVANHHSHLDTGLVIQSIPRPWRHEVVVAAAADYFFDSVPKAAAAAWFWGAIPMERQRVSRRSALAAAELIDDGWSLLIFPEGGRSPDGWGQEHKGGAAYLSVRCGVPVVPVHIDGTDRVLPKDRSMPRPERVTVTFGRPLSHGDDDARRFAARIETSLEMLADEARTDWYSARLRHHARSSPSLRGPELDSWRRDWALDQRPGHTRDSEKRSLRDRAAGSRPW